The following coding sequences lie in one Stenotrophomonas rhizophila genomic window:
- a CDS encoding alginate O-acetyltransferase AlgX-related protein, protein MSARPGAPAPLPPAAPPGAHRPTAALVIALLVIGLLAGGWMLGKAKIPAAALAPARWADGEAGRAINEALKLPVQAQADLATAALRYRLLGDLGPQVALGCPDWLFYRDGLRPPPGAGEQVLQQRVRLMQHWTTQLKAQGVQVLVVVVPDKSRIEQAHTCGLRHSTAMRARLGQWQQALGAAHVASTDLLPVLQQGTAPVFFRTDVHMNRIGAQRAADAVAASALPLLGGRGAQAFEVGAPGAAKPRMGDLIVLAGLEKAPPAWRPALDREPEQVIAPVRSGGLLDDTPPVEVLLLGSSNGRRSLFAERLGNALGREVWNQSLDGGQFSGALLAAWPQRAQWPPTLKLVVWEFSEMALSLPLTDGEQATLAEID, encoded by the coding sequence ATGAGTGCACGTCCCGGCGCGCCCGCGCCCCTGCCACCGGCCGCGCCGCCCGGTGCCCACCGTCCCACCGCCGCGCTGGTGATCGCGCTGCTGGTCATCGGCCTGCTGGCCGGTGGCTGGATGCTGGGCAAGGCGAAGATCCCCGCGGCCGCGTTGGCACCGGCACGCTGGGCCGACGGCGAAGCTGGCCGCGCGATCAACGAAGCGCTCAAGTTGCCGGTGCAGGCCCAGGCCGACCTGGCCACGGCCGCGCTGCGCTATCGCCTGCTCGGCGACCTGGGGCCGCAGGTGGCACTGGGGTGCCCGGACTGGCTGTTCTACCGCGACGGGCTGCGCCCGCCGCCGGGTGCGGGCGAGCAGGTGCTGCAGCAACGCGTGCGGCTGATGCAGCACTGGACCACGCAGCTCAAGGCGCAGGGCGTACAGGTGCTGGTGGTGGTGGTGCCGGACAAGTCACGGATCGAGCAGGCGCATACCTGCGGGTTGCGCCATTCAACGGCCATGCGCGCGCGGTTGGGCCAGTGGCAGCAGGCGCTGGGTGCCGCCCACGTGGCCTCCACCGACCTGCTGCCGGTACTGCAGCAGGGCACGGCGCCGGTGTTCTTCCGCACCGACGTGCACATGAACCGGATCGGCGCGCAGCGCGCCGCCGACGCGGTGGCCGCCTCGGCGCTGCCGCTGCTGGGCGGGCGTGGCGCGCAGGCGTTCGAGGTGGGCGCGCCCGGTGCGGCCAAGCCGCGCATGGGCGACCTGATCGTGCTCGCCGGGCTGGAGAAGGCGCCGCCGGCCTGGCGCCCGGCGCTGGACCGCGAGCCCGAACAGGTGATCGCGCCGGTGCGCAGTGGTGGCCTGCTCGATGACACCCCGCCGGTGGAGGTGCTGTTGCTGGGCAGCTCCAACGGCCGCCGCAGCCTGTTCGCCGAACGCCTGGGCAATGCGCTGGGGCGCGAAGTGTGGAACCAGAGCCTGGATGGCGGGCAGTTCTCCGGCGCGCTGCTGGCGGCCTGGCCGCAGCGTGCGCAATGGCCGCCCACGCTGAAGCTGGTGGTCTGGGAATTTTCTGAAATGGCCCTGTCCTTGCCGTTGACCGACGGTGAGCAGGCAACGCTGGCCGAGATCGACTGA
- a CDS encoding alginate O-acetyltransferase AlgX-related protein, with product MDTHSLLTPTAPRRRLRAGLPLLAVLCALAGTGVAQAQAPAAAPPAASKDDSAIVLVGKDGWLFPAWGSLSEVDMQAVDASTRLIAETKARLAARGVRLELLLLPDKVLFYEDRLPAGKVVSASVEKRYDTILGSLQKAGVDALDARKVLAGVRAGGTDVFYRSDQHWTQAAADATADALAARIKQAVPNLAGEPGTGTPLGKETRERRYGDLAELFLPPEQRAAVGRETFTVRRAAESQGLLDSGKAPVHVTGHSMVQAYFGFPQKLSNALDRPVTVNWKAGNVGPWIMLLEYLESDDFRTNPPQVLVWQMFEPVYGFGPQAQGQWDNASIMTPAQFTARVNKALGQ from the coding sequence ATGGATACGCATTCTTTGCTGACCCCCACCGCTCCCCGCCGTCGCCTGCGTGCCGGTCTGCCGCTGCTGGCCGTGCTGTGCGCACTGGCCGGTACCGGTGTCGCGCAGGCGCAGGCGCCCGCCGCCGCACCGCCCGCCGCCAGCAAGGACGACTCGGCCATCGTGCTGGTCGGCAAGGACGGCTGGTTGTTCCCTGCATGGGGCAGCTTGAGCGAGGTGGACATGCAGGCGGTCGATGCCTCCACCCGCCTGATCGCCGAAACCAAGGCCCGCCTTGCCGCACGTGGCGTGCGCCTGGAGCTGCTGCTGCTGCCCGACAAGGTGCTGTTCTACGAAGATCGCCTGCCCGCGGGCAAGGTGGTGAGTGCTTCGGTGGAAAAGCGCTACGACACCATTCTTGGCTCGCTGCAGAAGGCCGGCGTCGATGCACTGGATGCGCGCAAAGTGCTGGCCGGCGTGCGCGCGGGCGGCACCGACGTGTTCTATCGCAGCGACCAGCACTGGACCCAGGCCGCCGCCGATGCCACCGCCGATGCGCTGGCGGCACGCATCAAGCAGGCCGTGCCGAACCTGGCCGGCGAGCCCGGCACGGGCACGCCGCTGGGCAAGGAAACCCGCGAGCGCCGCTATGGCGACCTGGCCGAACTGTTCCTGCCACCGGAACAGCGTGCCGCGGTGGGCCGCGAAACCTTCACCGTGCGCCGCGCCGCCGAATCGCAGGGCCTGCTCGACAGTGGCAAGGCACCGGTGCACGTGACCGGGCACAGCATGGTGCAGGCCTACTTCGGTTTCCCGCAGAAGCTTTCCAACGCGCTGGACCGCCCGGTCACGGTGAACTGGAAGGCCGGCAACGTGGGCCCGTGGATCATGCTGCTGGAGTACCTGGAGTCCGACGACTTCCGTACCAATCCGCCGCAGGTGCTGGTCTGGCAGATGTTCGAACCGGTGTACGGGTTCGGCCCGCAGGCCCAGGGCCAGTGGGACAACGCGTCGATCATGACCCCGGCGCAGTTCACCGCGCGCGTGAACAAGGCATTGGGGCAGTAA
- a CDS encoding NfrA family protein, which yields MRTTLLSSVIALSLIGLGSASVHAQESLPLSGNAYRIAEQAFGAYDRGDYQQAYRTASEAVRLRPDVARLRLLQIYAAQKLGRTDEARALARRALADGITDPALPGLAAAAPRAAAAGTNVRGATAARPTAAELAYQRAFPLAAQAYEAFNSDRMEEAASKAEQAFRQQPQQGAWAILWVASLEAGGKLDEAQQAAATALSLGAPNRTDILAAQLRIKREQAVVPAQAGYQALIALRPQDAVAPARQAVELAPESGSHRLLLMTALLLSNQLPEAVDAASDAIAQDNEDTNALVMRGYLQQRLGRSAQANADFDHVLAQDWLDGQQQRNVRLLAVDAALAAGDRERAERLLAPLRTDPLTDEDADTRRAIADAVALRTRSMRSARPGVALTDTSYPAPIQQCRETPYGTQCELTPTDLQGEGGAAQRAYAAYGRQDYQQAIEEARKAVQAAQDSAPLQSLLTTSLAAGDRSQQAEARQRLDTALATTPQDAGLLMQRGYLNQRAGDPRSALGDFQAAEATGKAPPTVVLDQAYSNAALGQHPQAVTLLRGAIDSADAGTLPLDAAQRYNTRSSIANYSREWGMTLSAGYRGARQAATNLGGAAISTPGDSVFGTLEAFWRPQKLNNQHGTMELYARLANTLYDEGGTFESLQAVDPCTGIPSEDARTRAERLSRSRSIAGWPSTIGAFGARYTFGQTGLSAGIERRQFLGTATRNGGVYPDSAAIQCRIQIESSQPLQMTTAARYRLQDNAGGWMSYLTYGFYKGTGVRTDVNQWWTLSGYAQAGFTWDDNRARFTVDQIDSNGDIVARLTDSDGRLRRQQWFGAAELRAGRSYRFGAEQTRWVLSPYLVIGADWIDQRSKVRGITYPLIGAQSFDLSDTDRSWSLGAGPGVGVRYWFREDHYNAARSYLDLAVQYRFALGGGDTQRAKGLFATATLYY from the coding sequence ATGAGAACCACCCTGCTTTCCAGCGTGATCGCGCTGAGTCTGATCGGCCTGGGCAGTGCCAGCGTGCACGCGCAGGAATCGCTGCCGCTGTCGGGCAACGCGTACCGCATCGCCGAACAGGCCTTCGGTGCCTACGACCGTGGCGACTATCAACAGGCCTACCGTACCGCCAGCGAAGCGGTGCGGTTGCGGCCGGACGTGGCGCGCCTGCGCCTGCTGCAGATCTACGCGGCGCAGAAACTGGGCCGCACCGACGAGGCGCGCGCGCTGGCGCGCCGGGCACTTGCCGATGGCATCACCGACCCGGCCCTGCCGGGGCTGGCCGCCGCTGCACCGCGTGCCGCCGCCGCTGGCACCAACGTGCGTGGTGCCACCGCCGCCCGCCCGACCGCGGCCGAGCTGGCCTATCAACGCGCGTTTCCCTTGGCGGCCCAGGCCTACGAGGCGTTCAACAGTGACCGTATGGAAGAAGCCGCCAGCAAGGCCGAGCAGGCCTTCCGCCAGCAGCCGCAGCAGGGTGCCTGGGCGATCCTGTGGGTGGCCTCGCTGGAGGCCGGCGGCAAGCTGGACGAGGCGCAGCAGGCGGCGGCCACCGCGCTGTCGCTGGGCGCGCCGAACCGCACCGATATTCTTGCCGCGCAGTTGCGCATCAAACGCGAGCAGGCGGTCGTGCCGGCGCAGGCCGGCTACCAGGCGTTGATCGCCCTGCGTCCGCAGGATGCCGTGGCACCCGCGCGCCAGGCGGTGGAACTGGCGCCGGAGTCGGGCAGCCATCGCTTGCTGCTGATGACCGCCTTGCTGCTCAGCAACCAGTTGCCCGAGGCGGTAGATGCCGCATCCGATGCGATCGCCCAGGACAATGAAGACACCAACGCGCTGGTGATGCGCGGCTACCTGCAGCAACGGCTGGGTCGCAGCGCGCAGGCCAATGCAGACTTCGACCACGTGCTGGCCCAGGATTGGCTGGATGGCCAGCAGCAACGCAACGTGCGTCTGCTGGCGGTGGATGCGGCGCTGGCCGCGGGTGACCGTGAGCGTGCCGAGCGCCTGCTGGCCCCGCTGCGCACCGATCCACTGACCGACGAAGATGCCGATACACGCCGTGCCATCGCCGATGCGGTGGCGCTGCGCACCCGTTCGATGCGCTCGGCGCGACCGGGCGTGGCGCTCACCGACACCAGCTATCCCGCGCCGATCCAGCAGTGCCGCGAAACGCCCTACGGCACCCAATGCGAACTGACCCCCACCGACCTGCAGGGCGAGGGCGGCGCCGCCCAGCGTGCCTATGCCGCCTACGGTCGGCAGGACTACCAGCAGGCCATCGAGGAGGCGCGCAAGGCCGTGCAGGCGGCGCAGGACAGCGCGCCATTGCAGTCGCTGCTCACCACCTCGCTGGCCGCCGGCGACCGCAGCCAGCAGGCCGAAGCCCGCCAGCGCCTGGATACCGCCCTGGCCACCACGCCGCAGGATGCCGGTCTGCTGATGCAGCGCGGCTACCTCAACCAGCGCGCGGGTGATCCGCGCAGCGCACTGGGCGATTTCCAGGCGGCCGAGGCAACCGGCAAGGCACCGCCCACGGTGGTGCTGGACCAGGCCTATTCCAACGCGGCGCTCGGCCAGCACCCGCAGGCGGTGACGCTGCTGCGCGGGGCGATCGACAGCGCCGACGCCGGCACGCTGCCGTTGGATGCCGCGCAGCGCTACAACACGCGCAGCTCCATCGCCAACTATTCGCGGGAATGGGGCATGACGCTGTCGGCGGGCTATCGCGGCGCGCGCCAGGCCGCCACCAACCTGGGCGGTGCGGCGATCAGCACGCCCGGCGACTCGGTGTTCGGCACGCTCGAAGCGTTCTGGCGGCCGCAGAAACTCAACAACCAGCACGGCACGATGGAACTGTATGCGCGCCTGGCCAACACGCTGTATGACGAAGGCGGCACCTTCGAATCGCTGCAGGCGGTGGACCCGTGCACCGGCATCCCCAGCGAGGATGCCCGCACGCGCGCCGAGCGGCTCAGCCGCTCGCGGTCGATCGCCGGGTGGCCGTCCACCATCGGCGCGTTCGGTGCGCGCTACACCTTCGGCCAGACTGGCCTGAGCGCCGGCATCGAGCGCCGCCAGTTCCTCGGCACCGCCACCCGCAACGGCGGCGTGTACCCGGATTCGGCCGCCATCCAGTGCCGGATCCAGATCGAATCGAGCCAGCCGCTGCAGATGACCACCGCGGCCCGCTACCGTCTGCAGGACAACGCCGGCGGCTGGATGTCCTACCTCACCTACGGCTTCTACAAAGGCACCGGCGTGCGCACCGACGTCAACCAGTGGTGGACGCTCAGTGGGTACGCCCAGGCCGGCTTTACCTGGGATGACAACCGCGCGCGCTTCACCGTGGATCAGATCGACAGCAACGGCGACATCGTGGCGCGGCTGACCGACTCCGACGGTCGCCTGCGCCGCCAGCAGTGGTTCGGTGCCGCCGAACTGCGCGCCGGCCGCAGCTACCGCTTCGGTGCCGAGCAGACCCGCTGGGTGTTGAGCCCGTACCTGGTGATCGGCGCGGACTGGATCGACCAGCGCTCCAAGGTACGCGGCATCACCTACCCGCTGATCGGCGCGCAATCGTTCGACCTGTCCGACACCGACCGCAGCTGGTCGCTCGGTGCCGGCCCCGGCGTGGGCGTGCGCTACTGGTTCCGCGAAGACCACTACAACGCGGCGCGGTCCTACCTGGACCTGGCCGTGCAGTACCGGTTCGCCCTGGGCGGCGGCGATACGCAGCGCGCCAAGGGTCTGTTCGCTACCGCTACCTTGTACTACTGA
- a CDS encoding glycosyl transferase family protein gives MDGLFWNIQLANYYAALETVAAAVAVLILISSLDDLFIDIWYWVRESWRTLTVKKRREYRPLTQQDLLQRPEQPLAIMVPAWAEYDVIAQMVENMIDVLDYREYIVFVGTYPNDAETIAEVERMRRRYKRLRRVEVPHAGPTSKADCLNWLILSIFDYEKRHDIEFAGVILHDSEDVLHPMELRFFNYLLPRKDMIQLPVTSLDREWYELIAGVYMDEFAEWHAKDLVVRESVSGMVPSAGVGTCFSRKALLALSEATDNQPFNTDSLTEDYDVGARLAAMGMHSIFARFPVQFRVRRPSWFGWGPVRESTQSMALCVREYFPDNFRASYRQKARWVLGIGLQSWETLGWRGSLATKYLLARDRKGIVTSFISIIAYIIFLQLLLFWLLKVTGVWTTQFPTIFQAGTWQMNVALITTAALATRVVQRFYFVNKLYGWEHALMSIPRMVVGNMINFMATARAWRMFLLYLLFGKRMVWDKTMHDFPSASQLVQTRKRLGELLTTWQAVEPERLEQALQQQQGGRQQPLGRILVSQGWLDDETLAEAIAFQGDLARAVIDVDYLQAGQFPLSVEACVQWRLLPLPGSTADTLSIAVANPLSEAEQAQLLHDVHATGLTQSIARESEINAGLRLISGETYRIDAVPLLGDLLVEMRLIARDQFERVLDEYKPQRDGRIGDYLVKHGVATEAAIAEAVREQHRRSGQPQYSATGELKA, from the coding sequence GTGGACGGTCTGTTCTGGAACATCCAGCTGGCCAACTACTACGCTGCCCTGGAAACAGTGGCAGCGGCGGTCGCCGTGCTGATCCTGATCTCCAGCCTCGACGACCTGTTCATCGACATCTGGTACTGGGTGCGCGAAAGCTGGCGCACCCTGACCGTCAAGAAGCGCCGCGAATACCGCCCGCTGACCCAGCAGGACCTGCTGCAGCGTCCGGAGCAGCCGCTGGCGATCATGGTGCCGGCCTGGGCCGAGTACGACGTGATCGCGCAGATGGTGGAGAACATGATCGATGTGCTCGACTACCGCGAGTACATCGTCTTTGTCGGCACCTATCCCAACGACGCCGAGACCATCGCCGAAGTGGAGCGCATGCGGCGGCGCTACAAGCGCCTGCGCCGCGTGGAAGTGCCGCATGCCGGCCCGACCAGCAAGGCCGACTGCCTGAACTGGCTGATCCTGTCGATCTTCGACTACGAGAAGCGCCACGACATCGAATTTGCCGGGGTCATCCTGCACGACAGCGAAGACGTGCTGCACCCGATGGAGCTGCGCTTCTTCAACTACCTGCTGCCGCGCAAGGACATGATCCAGTTGCCGGTCACCTCGCTGGACCGCGAGTGGTACGAGCTGATCGCCGGCGTGTACATGGACGAGTTCGCCGAGTGGCATGCCAAGGACCTGGTGGTGCGCGAAAGCGTGTCCGGCATGGTGCCCTCGGCCGGCGTCGGCACCTGCTTCTCGCGCAAGGCGCTGCTGGCGCTGAGTGAGGCCACCGACAACCAGCCGTTCAACACCGACAGCCTCACCGAAGACTACGACGTGGGTGCGCGGCTGGCGGCGATGGGCATGCATTCGATCTTCGCCCGCTTCCCGGTGCAGTTCCGCGTGCGCCGGCCGTCGTGGTTCGGGTGGGGACCGGTGCGCGAGAGCACCCAGTCGATGGCGCTGTGCGTGCGCGAGTATTTCCCCGACAACTTCCGTGCCTCCTACCGGCAGAAAGCGCGCTGGGTGCTGGGTATCGGCCTGCAGAGCTGGGAGACGCTGGGCTGGCGCGGTTCGCTGGCCACCAAGTACCTGCTGGCGCGCGACCGCAAGGGCATCGTCACCTCGTTCATCAGCATCATCGCCTACATCATCTTCCTGCAGCTGCTGCTGTTCTGGCTGCTCAAGGTGACCGGGGTATGGACCACCCAGTTCCCGACCATTTTCCAGGCCGGCACCTGGCAGATGAACGTGGCGCTGATCACCACCGCCGCGCTGGCCACCCGCGTGGTGCAGCGCTTCTACTTCGTCAACAAGCTGTACGGCTGGGAACACGCGTTGATGTCGATCCCGCGCATGGTGGTCGGCAACATGATCAACTTCATGGCCACCGCGCGCGCGTGGCGGATGTTCCTGCTGTACCTGCTGTTCGGCAAGCGCATGGTGTGGGACAAGACCATGCACGATTTCCCCAGTGCCTCGCAGCTGGTGCAGACCCGCAAGCGCCTGGGCGAACTGCTCACCACCTGGCAGGCCGTGGAGCCGGAGCGGCTGGAGCAGGCGCTGCAGCAACAGCAGGGCGGGCGCCAGCAGCCGCTGGGCCGCATCCTGGTGTCGCAGGGCTGGTTGGACGATGAAACCCTGGCCGAGGCGATCGCCTTCCAGGGCGACCTGGCCCGCGCGGTGATCGACGTCGACTACCTGCAGGCCGGACAGTTCCCGCTCTCGGTCGAAGCCTGCGTGCAGTGGCGCCTGTTGCCGCTGCCGGGCAGCACCGCCGATACCTTGTCGATCGCGGTGGCCAACCCGCTCAGCGAGGCCGAGCAGGCCCAGTTGCTGCACGATGTGCATGCCACCGGACTGACGCAGTCGATCGCGCGCGAGAGCGAAATCAATGCGGGCCTGCGCCTGATCAGCGGTGAAACCTACCGCATCGACGCCGTGCCGCTACTGGGCGACCTGCTGGTGGAGATGCGGCTGATCGCACGCGACCAGTTCGAGCGCGTGCTGGACGAATACAAGCCGCAGCGCGACGGCCGCATCGGCGACTACCTGGTCAAGCACGGTGTCGCCACCGAAGCGGCGATTGCCGAAGCAGTGCGCGAGCAGCACCGCCGCTCGGGCCAACCCCAATACAGCGCCACCGGAGAGCTGAAGGCATGA
- a CDS encoding cellulose biosynthesis cyclic di-GMP-binding regulatory protein BcsB: MTPTNRSTARFPQVLPLALVLALPLSPAYAADTAAGQFTEWAADATVTRSMTLRELGFRQPLTLSGQESQREIYLPVPAGVPTRDAQLQLDGRYVRGHTGRSSGLWSVDGDPVAARSITDAQGDASQLLAIDGLPRDNGFVRVAVGWWSVVSDYRCADQSAPANVLRLSPDSRFSYRFDGRAVNTVAKAWGALPTRVRVLVDGKALQAPAYDAAWRVGAALRNGGKQVDVVALPVVGSTVDLTGVSIPASLQGVPAYAALAAGGTQHRIASLAEVGALLSLRDSGPLAIDVAISTDPLRAGVRAALDALATEVGASGGDAASAFSAWRGSDMAALEKGTGTASVSVAAVAGRPTLVVAANAGAKVAGLLSEQWRAYALGHTLQVTEASPAPVGDNAVLLSRLGNIAGTLDIVTRGDRTASFALGALSADGRLPDQVVVDVSAAPNAAGQGAVASLYVNDYLLGAKVLAADGKPQRLVAKVPAYALAARNEVRISFLRQPARPYCHDPATAFPVSILPSSHLTLAKRTLDADFVGAASQLAHANEVFVPASWLQDAPASLAKVIAIASAVGVSPQAAELKVVAAGTAISPGRPYLAFALAPSGVTPAGLKDGRLVVNGATQPLLDLAGLDRAAAVQVVDGGGHTGVLYNDLGVQGPALDQPFRLLRGDLAVLDGSGVVSDFDSHDPYGARLAESGNPQPWWQQHMVWLLVLVGLVVFALLAARVTQVRRRRTSASNGH, encoded by the coding sequence ATGACCCCGACCAACCGTAGTACCGCTCGTTTTCCCCAGGTATTACCGCTGGCCCTGGTCCTGGCACTCCCCCTCAGTCCTGCCTACGCCGCCGACACCGCGGCCGGGCAGTTCACCGAGTGGGCGGCCGACGCCACCGTGACGCGCAGCATGACGCTGCGTGAGCTGGGCTTCCGCCAGCCGCTGACCCTCAGCGGCCAGGAAAGCCAGCGCGAAATCTACCTGCCGGTCCCGGCCGGCGTGCCGACCCGCGACGCGCAGTTGCAGCTGGATGGCCGCTACGTACGCGGTCATACCGGGCGCAGTTCGGGCTTGTGGTCGGTCGACGGCGACCCGGTTGCGGCGCGGTCGATCACCGATGCGCAGGGCGATGCCAGCCAGCTGTTGGCCATCGATGGCCTGCCGCGTGACAACGGCTTCGTCCGCGTGGCCGTGGGCTGGTGGTCGGTGGTGTCCGACTACCGCTGCGCCGACCAGAGCGCGCCGGCCAACGTGCTGCGGCTGTCGCCGGACTCGCGTTTCAGCTACCGCTTCGATGGGCGTGCGGTGAACACCGTGGCCAAGGCCTGGGGCGCACTGCCGACGCGCGTGCGCGTGCTGGTGGATGGCAAGGCGCTGCAGGCACCGGCCTACGACGCCGCCTGGCGGGTGGGCGCGGCGCTGCGCAACGGCGGCAAGCAGGTGGACGTGGTGGCACTGCCAGTGGTGGGCAGCACGGTGGACCTCACCGGCGTCTCCATTCCGGCCAGCCTGCAGGGCGTGCCGGCGTATGCGGCGCTGGCCGCAGGCGGCACCCAGCATCGCATTGCCAGCCTGGCCGAAGTCGGGGCGCTGCTGTCGCTGCGCGACAGCGGTCCGTTGGCCATCGACGTGGCGATCAGTACCGACCCGCTGCGTGCCGGCGTGCGCGCCGCCCTGGATGCACTGGCCACCGAGGTCGGTGCCAGTGGCGGCGATGCCGCCAGCGCCTTCAGCGCCTGGCGGGGCAGCGACATGGCCGCGCTGGAAAAGGGCACCGGCACCGCGTCGGTCAGCGTCGCCGCCGTGGCCGGGCGCCCGACCCTGGTGGTGGCGGCCAACGCCGGCGCCAAGGTGGCCGGCCTGCTCAGTGAACAGTGGCGCGCCTATGCACTGGGCCACACCCTGCAGGTGACCGAAGCCAGCCCGGCACCGGTGGGCGACAACGCGGTCCTGCTCAGTCGCCTGGGCAATATCGCCGGCACCCTGGACATCGTGACCCGCGGCGATCGCACCGCCAGCTTCGCACTCGGTGCGCTGTCGGCCGACGGCCGACTGCCCGACCAGGTGGTGGTCGACGTGTCCGCCGCACCCAACGCGGCCGGGCAGGGCGCGGTGGCCAGCCTCTACGTCAACGATTACCTGCTGGGCGCCAAGGTGCTCGCCGCCGACGGCAAGCCGCAGCGGCTGGTGGCCAAGGTGCCGGCCTACGCGCTGGCCGCACGCAACGAGGTGCGCATCAGCTTCCTGCGCCAGCCGGCGCGTCCGTACTGCCATGACCCGGCAACCGCGTTCCCGGTATCGATCCTGCCCAGCAGCCACCTGACGCTGGCCAAGCGCACCCTGGACGCCGACTTCGTCGGTGCCGCCAGCCAGCTGGCCCACGCCAATGAGGTGTTCGTACCGGCCAGCTGGCTGCAGGACGCCCCGGCGTCGCTGGCCAAGGTGATCGCCATCGCCAGCGCGGTCGGCGTGTCGCCGCAGGCGGCTGAACTGAAGGTGGTCGCTGCCGGTACCGCGATCAGCCCGGGGCGGCCTTACCTGGCCTTCGCACTGGCCCCCTCCGGGGTCACGCCGGCCGGTCTGAAGGACGGCCGCCTGGTGGTCAACGGTGCCACCCAGCCGCTGCTCGACCTGGCCGGCCTGGACCGTGCCGCAGCCGTGCAGGTGGTGGACGGGGGTGGCCATACCGGCGTGCTCTACAACGACCTCGGCGTGCAGGGCCCGGCGCTGGACCAGCCGTTCCGTCTGTTGCGCGGCGACCTGGCCGTGCTCGACGGCAGCGGCGTGGTCAGCGATTTCGACAGCCACGACCCCTATGGCGCGCGCCTGGCCGAGAGCGGCAATCCGCAGCCCTGGTGGCAACAGCACATGGTGTGGTTGCTGGTGCTGGTCGGGCTGGTGGTGTTCGCGCTGTTGGCGGCCCGTGTAACCCAGGTCCGTCGTCGCCGCACGTCCGCAAGCAACGGTCACTGA